The following proteins are co-located in the Cryptosporangium phraense genome:
- a CDS encoding ATP-binding protein gives MVARPDPATSDDLDAVARAAAESVDVPIGLVTLVDGDWMRFAGAHGLVGPLAAARRILVTDSFCQDVVRGGEPVVFPDTSDDPRSSPAGAGATVRVGAYMGVPLRAPDGNVIGVVCVVDVHARDWSPADIGAVRGVAATAGLLPGLLTDPPSEDERPAAVPDPGPHSLFLQALLDSLDTAVFACDAAGATMFGNRALVRMLDLDHDLPGDASQIATECLRDADGEELPPDRHPSARALAGEPVRDVELRLLRPGRTARTLVANAERITVAGAVLGAVVALHDVTDQRRAQRFGECNLAVSRALVEADRIADAAGQVVDALARSLRWPHAELWLVDPVADVLRPAASWTDGEADRPGLMSAQLTNGEGLAGTAWRTGEPVWVPDVSTETRFDVEGAARRQLRTALAVPVRSADAVVGVLALYADTLDEDRVALTAHLVAIAAHLGHYLERRRSEELALELARTKDDFLALVGHELRTPLTSITTYAQLLHDNPDCWESQGAQLLGVLRRNTDSLQAIINDLLDLAGLESGHISIRPADTDLAELTREGVEAVRAAAERRSVTVRTHLPERAPLHGDPQRLRQMLDNVLSNAVKYSHEGGTVTVRLAEQAGVATLTVADTGIGIPPAERDRLFQRFFRSSTAREQGVPGTGLGLVVTRAIVERHGGRISATHDEPGTTMVIRLPVGVSDNENGMYAGTAREK, from the coding sequence ATGGTCGCTCGGCCGGACCCGGCGACGAGCGACGACCTGGACGCGGTGGCCCGCGCGGCCGCCGAGTCGGTCGACGTGCCGATCGGCCTGGTGACGCTCGTCGACGGCGACTGGATGCGGTTCGCCGGAGCGCACGGGCTGGTCGGCCCGCTGGCCGCGGCCCGCCGGATCCTGGTCACCGACTCGTTCTGCCAGGACGTCGTCCGGGGTGGCGAGCCGGTCGTGTTCCCCGACACGTCCGACGATCCGCGGTCGTCGCCGGCCGGGGCCGGGGCCACGGTCCGGGTCGGGGCGTACATGGGCGTCCCGCTGCGCGCGCCGGACGGGAACGTCATCGGCGTCGTGTGCGTGGTCGACGTGCACGCCCGCGACTGGTCCCCGGCCGACATCGGCGCGGTCCGGGGCGTCGCCGCCACCGCCGGACTGCTGCCGGGGCTGCTGACCGACCCTCCGTCCGAGGACGAGCGACCGGCGGCCGTCCCGGACCCCGGACCGCACAGCCTGTTCCTGCAGGCGCTCCTCGACAGCCTCGACACCGCGGTGTTCGCCTGCGACGCGGCCGGCGCCACGATGTTCGGCAATCGGGCCCTCGTCCGGATGCTCGACCTCGACCACGACCTCCCGGGCGACGCCTCACAGATCGCCACCGAGTGCCTGCGCGACGCCGACGGCGAGGAGCTGCCCCCCGACCGGCACCCGAGCGCCCGCGCGCTGGCCGGCGAGCCGGTCCGGGACGTCGAGTTGCGCCTGCTCCGGCCCGGCCGGACCGCCCGCACGCTGGTCGCCAACGCCGAGCGGATCACGGTCGCCGGTGCGGTGCTCGGCGCGGTGGTGGCCCTGCACGACGTCACCGACCAGCGCCGGGCCCAGCGGTTCGGGGAGTGCAACCTGGCCGTGTCCCGGGCGCTGGTCGAGGCCGACCGGATCGCCGACGCCGCCGGTCAGGTCGTGGACGCGCTGGCCCGCTCGCTGCGCTGGCCGCACGCCGAGCTCTGGCTCGTCGACCCGGTGGCCGACGTCCTCCGGCCGGCCGCGTCCTGGACCGACGGCGAGGCCGACCGGCCGGGCCTGATGTCGGCGCAGCTCACCAACGGCGAGGGGCTGGCCGGGACGGCCTGGCGGACCGGCGAGCCGGTCTGGGTCCCGGACGTCTCGACCGAGACCCGCTTCGACGTCGAGGGCGCGGCCCGGCGGCAGCTGCGCACCGCGCTCGCGGTGCCGGTACGCAGCGCGGACGCGGTCGTCGGCGTCCTCGCGCTCTACGCCGACACCCTCGACGAGGACCGGGTGGCGCTGACCGCGCACCTGGTGGCGATCGCCGCCCATCTCGGGCACTACCTGGAACGCCGCCGCTCCGAGGAGCTGGCGCTCGAGCTGGCCCGCACGAAGGACGACTTCCTCGCGCTGGTCGGGCACGAACTCCGGACGCCGCTGACCTCGATCACCACGTACGCCCAGCTGCTCCACGACAACCCGGACTGCTGGGAGAGCCAGGGCGCGCAGCTGCTCGGCGTCCTCCGGCGCAACACCGACAGCCTGCAGGCGATCATCAACGACCTGCTCGACCTCGCGGGGCTGGAGTCCGGACACATCTCGATCCGGCCGGCCGACACGGACCTGGCCGAGCTCACCCGGGAGGGCGTCGAGGCGGTGCGGGCCGCGGCCGAGCGCCGGTCGGTCACCGTCCGGACGCACCTGCCCGAGCGCGCCCCGCTGCACGGCGACCCGCAGCGGCTGCGCCAGATGCTCGACAACGTGCTGTCGAACGCGGTCAAGTACAGCCACGAGGGTGGCACGGTGACGGTCCGGCTGGCCGAACAGGCCGGGGTCGCGACGCTGACCGTCGCCGACACCGGCATCGGCATCCCGCCGGCCGAACGGGACCGGCTCTTCCAGCGGTTCTTCCGCTCGTCGACCGCCCGCGAGCAGGGCGTGCCCGGCACCGGGCTCGGGCTGGTCGTGACCAGGGCGATCGTCGAGCGCCACGGCGGGCGGATCAGCGCGACCCACGACGAGCCCGGCACCACGATGGTGATCCGGCTGCCGGTCGGTGTGTCGGACAACGAAAACGGCATGTACGCAGGTACAGCGCGTGAGAAGTGA
- a CDS encoding dienelactone hydrolase family protein has product MGSKSVQIPTPDGVVDAVVAFPSGDGPFPAVILYMDAFGVRPVLHDMADTIADDGFYVLLPNVFYRSGPAPLFDTSDLLSDEGRNAVFAQAMPMIRELTTERALRDAAAYLDFLAAQPEAADGTVGVTGYCLGGRLAVRTAAAFPDRIGAVASFHAGGLVTDEDDSPHLGLAAAKAEFYFAHAEHDHSMTPAQVAQLEEALDAAGLEYLSEVYEGTQHGFTMSDSSVYDPVGLERHWRHLLELFERRLAG; this is encoded by the coding sequence ATGGGCTCGAAGTCAGTGCAGATCCCGACGCCGGACGGCGTCGTCGACGCCGTCGTCGCGTTCCCTTCCGGGGACGGGCCGTTCCCCGCGGTGATTCTCTACATGGACGCCTTCGGCGTGCGGCCCGTGCTGCACGACATGGCCGACACCATCGCCGACGACGGCTTCTACGTGCTCCTGCCCAACGTGTTCTACCGCAGCGGGCCCGCGCCGCTCTTCGACACCTCGGACCTGCTCAGCGACGAGGGCCGCAACGCGGTGTTCGCGCAGGCCATGCCGATGATCCGGGAGCTCACCACCGAGCGCGCGCTGCGTGACGCGGCCGCCTATCTCGACTTCCTGGCCGCGCAGCCCGAGGCGGCCGACGGGACGGTCGGCGTCACCGGGTACTGCCTGGGCGGGCGGCTCGCGGTCCGGACCGCGGCCGCGTTCCCCGACCGGATCGGTGCGGTGGCCAGCTTTCACGCCGGTGGGTTGGTCACCGACGAGGACGACAGCCCGCATCTGGGGCTGGCCGCGGCGAAGGCCGAGTTCTACTTCGCCCACGCCGAGCACGACCACTCGATGACGCCGGCCCAGGTCGCGCAGCTGGAGGAGGCGCTCGACGCGGCCGGCCTGGAGTACCTGTCCGAAGTCTACGAAGGCACCCAGCACGGCTTCACGATGTCCGACAGCTCGGTCTACGACCCGGTCGGCCTGGAGCGCCACTGGCGCCACCTGCTGGAACTCTTCGAGCGACGGCTAGCCGGCTGA
- a CDS encoding LacI family DNA-binding transcriptional regulator, translating into MRDVARLAGVSHQTVSRVLNDHPSVRDETRARVLEAMRALNYRRNLAARTLATSRSGILGLIGFESTLYGPASMLYGIEDAARAAGYFVSVVTVRSLERSAVLEAVDRLCAQAVEGIVAIAPKESAANALAQIPDGLGRVGVGGAGETSVPSVRFDNAAGAALATRHLLDLGHATVHHVGGPADWPEARDRVDGWRSTLYAAGRIVPPVEHGAWTADWGYQAGAALARDETVTAIFCANDPIALGVLRALHEAGRRVPDDVSVVGFDDVPEAGYFLPPLTTVRQDFAELGRRSLDLLVGQLSDDTAGSVLLAPELVVRSSTSAG; encoded by the coding sequence ATGCGAGACGTCGCCCGGCTGGCCGGCGTCTCCCACCAGACCGTCTCGCGCGTGCTCAACGACCACCCGAGCGTCCGGGACGAGACGCGGGCGCGGGTGCTCGAAGCGATGCGGGCGCTGAACTACCGACGCAACCTGGCCGCCCGGACGCTGGCCACGAGCCGCTCCGGCATCCTCGGCCTGATCGGCTTCGAGAGCACGCTCTACGGCCCGGCGTCCATGTTGTACGGCATCGAGGACGCCGCCCGCGCCGCCGGGTACTTCGTCAGCGTCGTCACCGTCCGCTCGCTCGAGCGCTCGGCCGTGCTGGAGGCCGTCGACCGGCTGTGCGCGCAGGCGGTCGAGGGCATCGTCGCGATCGCCCCGAAAGAGTCGGCGGCGAACGCGCTCGCCCAGATCCCGGACGGGCTGGGCCGGGTCGGCGTCGGCGGGGCCGGGGAGACCAGTGTGCCGAGCGTCCGATTCGACAACGCGGCCGGCGCCGCGCTGGCCACCCGGCACCTGCTCGACCTCGGGCACGCGACCGTGCACCACGTCGGCGGCCCGGCCGACTGGCCCGAGGCCCGCGACCGGGTCGACGGCTGGCGGTCGACGCTCTACGCGGCCGGCCGGATCGTCCCGCCGGTCGAGCACGGGGCCTGGACCGCCGACTGGGGCTACCAGGCCGGGGCGGCCTTGGCCCGGGACGAGACGGTGACCGCGATCTTCTGCGCGAACGACCCGATCGCGCTCGGCGTCCTGCGGGCCCTGCACGAGGCCGGACGCCGGGTGCCGGACGACGTCAGCGTGGTCGGGTTCGACGACGTGCCGGAGGCCGGGTACTTCCTGCCCCCGCTCACCACCGTGCGGCAGGATTTCGCCGAGCTCGGCCGGCGCAGCCTGGATCTGCTGGTCGGTCAGCTCTCGGACGACACGGCGGGCAGCGTGCTGCTCGCTCCCGAGCTCGTCGTCCGTAGCAGCACCTCAGCCGGCTAG
- a CDS encoding ABC transporter substrate-binding protein, with the protein MFRRVSAAIAAGLLIAGGLTACGGDSGGGNDDGKITMGFAQVGAESGWRTANTKSVQEAAKAAGIDLKFSDAQQKQENQIKAIRSYIAQKVDVIAFSPVIESGWDQVLKEAKDADIPVILTDRAVDSKDTSLYKSFIGSDFILEGKKAGEWLVDDSKTAKGPVNVIQLEGTTGSAPANDRTSGFADAIKADPKIKIVASQDGDFTRAKGKEVMEALLKAHPEANVLFAQNDDMGLGAMEAIEAAGKKPGVDMKIVTIDAVKDGMTALANGQFNYIVECSPLLGPQLMDLAKQVVDGKEIPKRVLTKETTFTQEQAKTALPSRKY; encoded by the coding sequence GTGTTCAGGAGAGTGTCCGCGGCCATCGCGGCTGGATTACTGATCGCCGGGGGGCTGACCGCGTGCGGCGGGGACAGCGGCGGCGGCAACGACGACGGCAAGATCACGATGGGCTTCGCGCAGGTCGGCGCCGAGAGCGGCTGGCGGACCGCGAACACGAAGTCGGTGCAGGAGGCGGCCAAGGCGGCCGGTATCGATCTGAAGTTCTCCGACGCGCAGCAGAAGCAGGAGAACCAGATCAAGGCGATCCGCAGCTACATCGCCCAGAAGGTCGACGTCATCGCGTTCTCGCCGGTGATCGAGTCCGGCTGGGACCAGGTGCTGAAGGAGGCCAAGGACGCCGACATCCCGGTGATCCTCACCGACCGGGCGGTCGACTCCAAGGACACCTCGCTCTACAAGTCGTTCATCGGCTCGGACTTCATCCTCGAGGGCAAGAAGGCCGGCGAGTGGCTGGTCGACGACTCGAAGACGGCCAAGGGGCCGGTCAACGTGATCCAGCTCGAGGGCACCACCGGCTCGGCGCCGGCCAACGACCGCACCAGCGGCTTCGCCGACGCGATCAAGGCCGACCCGAAGATCAAGATCGTCGCGTCCCAGGACGGCGACTTCACCCGGGCCAAGGGCAAAGAGGTCATGGAGGCGCTGCTCAAGGCGCACCCCGAGGCCAACGTCCTGTTCGCCCAGAACGACGACATGGGCCTGGGCGCGATGGAGGCGATCGAGGCGGCCGGCAAGAAGCCGGGCGTCGACATGAAGATCGTCACGATCGACGCGGTGAAGGACGGGATGACCGCGCTGGCCAACGGCCAGTTCAACTACATCGTCGAGTGCAGTCCGCTGCTCGGCCCACAGCTGATGGACCTGGCCAAGCAGGTCGTGGACGGCAAGGAGATCCCGAAGCGCGTCCTCACCAAGGAGACGACGTTCACCCAGGAGCAGGCCAAGACGGCGCTGCCGTCGCGTAAGTACTGA
- a CDS encoding sugar ABC transporter ATP-binding protein, whose translation MRTEPPVAEPILEMTGVGKVFPGVVALSDVDFTLHPGEVHALMGENGAGKSTLIKVLTGVYDIDAGSIRLGGEDVRFTGPLQAQRAGISTVYQEVNLCPNLSVAENIFIGREPRTLGVIQWRRMRRRSAELLQALDLDLDVGALLGSYSIAIQQMVAIARAVDISAKVLILDEPTSSLDASEVEQLFRVMRRLKGEGLAIVFVSHFLDQVYEIADRMTVLRNGRRVGEYTVAGLPQSELVKAMIGKELAVLEQLDEQEKPAVEERREPVIAATDVGRKGAIEPFSLTIHRGEVVGLAGLLGSGRTELARLLFGADRADAGTFAFEGAPVTMRGPRTAMDHGVAFSSENRRTEGVVGELSVRENIILALQASRGWSRPIPRGRQDELVTRYIEALDIRPADPDVEVRNLSGGNQQKVLLARWLITEPRLLIVDEPTRGIDVGAKAEIQRLLARLSGDGMAVLFISAELEEVLRLSHTIAVLRDRRLVEQLENTDDVDVDRILATIASGVEE comes from the coding sequence ATGCGAACGGAGCCGCCCGTGGCCGAGCCCATCCTCGAGATGACCGGGGTCGGGAAGGTCTTCCCCGGCGTCGTCGCCCTCTCCGACGTCGACTTCACGCTCCACCCGGGCGAGGTCCACGCGTTGATGGGGGAGAACGGCGCCGGGAAGTCGACGTTGATCAAGGTCCTCACCGGCGTCTACGACATCGACGCCGGGTCGATCCGGCTCGGCGGCGAGGACGTCCGGTTCACCGGCCCGCTGCAGGCCCAGCGGGCCGGGATCAGCACCGTGTACCAGGAAGTCAACCTCTGCCCGAACCTCTCGGTCGCCGAGAACATCTTCATCGGACGCGAGCCGCGCACGCTCGGCGTCATCCAGTGGCGGCGGATGCGCCGTCGGAGCGCCGAGTTGCTGCAGGCGCTCGACCTCGATCTCGACGTCGGCGCGCTGCTCGGCAGCTATTCGATCGCGATCCAGCAGATGGTGGCGATCGCTCGGGCCGTCGACATCTCGGCCAAGGTCCTGATCCTCGACGAGCCGACGTCCAGCCTGGACGCGTCCGAAGTCGAGCAGTTGTTCCGGGTGATGCGCAGGCTGAAGGGCGAGGGCCTGGCGATCGTCTTCGTCTCGCACTTCCTCGACCAGGTCTACGAGATCGCCGACCGGATGACCGTCCTGCGCAACGGCCGCCGGGTCGGCGAGTACACGGTCGCCGGCCTGCCGCAGTCCGAGCTGGTCAAGGCGATGATCGGCAAGGAGCTGGCGGTCCTCGAGCAGCTCGACGAGCAGGAGAAACCTGCGGTCGAGGAGCGCCGCGAGCCGGTGATCGCAGCGACCGATGTCGGCCGGAAGGGCGCGATCGAGCCGTTCTCGCTGACGATCCACCGCGGCGAGGTCGTCGGGCTGGCCGGGCTGCTCGGCTCCGGACGCACCGAGCTCGCCCGGCTGCTGTTCGGCGCCGACCGGGCCGACGCCGGCACGTTCGCGTTCGAGGGCGCGCCGGTGACGATGCGCGGCCCGCGCACCGCGATGGACCACGGGGTCGCGTTCTCGTCGGAGAACCGGCGCACCGAGGGCGTCGTCGGCGAGCTGAGCGTGCGCGAGAACATCATCCTGGCCCTGCAGGCGTCCCGGGGCTGGTCCCGGCCGATCCCCCGCGGCCGCCAGGACGAGCTGGTCACCCGCTACATCGAGGCGCTCGACATCCGGCCCGCCGACCCCGACGTCGAGGTGCGCAACCTCTCCGGCGGCAACCAGCAGAAGGTGCTGCTGGCCCGCTGGCTGATCACCGAACCACGGCTGCTGATCGTCGACGAGCCCACCCGCGGTATCGACGTCGGCGCGAAGGCCGAGATCCAGCGGCTGCTCGCCCGGCTGTCCGGGGACGGGATGGCCGTGCTGTTCATCAGCGCCGAACTGGAAGAGGTGCTGCGCCTCTCCCACACGATCGCCGTCCTGCGCGACCGGCGACTCGTCGAACAGCTCGAGAACACCGACGACGTGGACGTCGACCGGATCCTGGCCACGATCGCCTCCGGAGTCGAAGAGTGA
- a CDS encoding ABC transporter permease — protein sequence MKQLPKHRLFWPAVALVLLLVSNVFFSSSFFSIRLQDGHLYGSLIDILRGSTPLVLVALGMTMVIATAGIDLSVGSVIAIVGAFACLQVSDLSDQNSVGGVLIAVALAVVLGLVLGLWNGVLVAVVGIQPIIATLILLVGGRGVAQLITDGQIINVRSDPYRTIGAGYALTIPVAVIIAAAVVALAVVFTRRTALGLLIESVGSSPTASRLAGIQARRLTVIVYVFSGFCAGVAGLIYSSNISSADGNNAGNLIELDAILAVVIGGTALTGGRFSIAGSVLGAVLIQTLNITIYTAGVPGRVTLLFKAVVVVALCLAQSPAFRAKVFRQKAAVTA from the coding sequence GTGAAACAGCTACCCAAACACCGCCTGTTCTGGCCCGCGGTCGCGCTCGTGCTGCTGCTGGTGAGCAACGTCTTCTTCAGCTCGAGCTTCTTCTCGATCCGGCTGCAGGACGGGCACCTCTACGGATCGCTGATCGACATCCTGCGCGGGAGCACCCCGCTGGTGCTGGTCGCGCTGGGCATGACGATGGTGATCGCCACGGCCGGCATCGACCTCTCGGTGGGGTCGGTGATCGCGATCGTCGGCGCGTTCGCGTGTCTGCAGGTCAGCGATCTCTCCGACCAGAACAGCGTCGGGGGCGTGCTGATCGCGGTGGCGCTGGCGGTCGTGCTCGGGCTGGTCCTCGGCCTGTGGAACGGCGTGCTGGTCGCCGTCGTCGGCATCCAGCCGATCATCGCGACGCTGATCCTGCTCGTCGGCGGCCGGGGCGTGGCCCAGCTGATCACCGACGGCCAGATCATCAACGTCCGCTCCGACCCGTACCGGACGATCGGCGCCGGGTACGCGCTGACGATCCCGGTCGCGGTGATCATCGCGGCCGCGGTCGTCGCGCTGGCCGTCGTGTTCACCCGGCGGACCGCACTCGGCCTGCTGATCGAGTCGGTCGGCAGCAGCCCCACCGCGAGCCGGCTGGCCGGCATCCAGGCCCGCCGGCTGACCGTGATCGTCTACGTGTTCTCCGGGTTCTGCGCCGGGGTCGCCGGGCTGATCTACAGCTCGAACATCTCCAGCGCCGACGGCAACAACGCCGGCAACCTGATCGAGCTCGACGCGATCCTCGCGGTCGTGATCGGCGGCACCGCGCTCACCGGCGGCCGGTTCTCGATCGCCGGCAGCGTGCTCGGCGCGGTGCTGATCCAGACGCTGAACATCACGATCTACACCGCGGGCGTACCGGGGAGGGTCACACTGCTGTTCAAGGCGGTCGTCGTGGTCGCGCTCTGCTTGGCGCAGTCGCCGGCGTTCCGCGCCAAGGTGTTCCGGCAGAAGGCGGCGGTGACGGCATGA
- the yjfF gene encoding galactofuranose ABC transporter, permease protein YjfF, producing the protein MTSVTTPPAVERPRVARARRYGVSSRFVPVLATLVLFCVMYGIGIANYNGFSDTQILLNIFIDNAHLLTVAVGMTFVILSGGIDLSVGAVLALGTVLAASLLQAGWPAVPVIVVVLASGALIGLAQGAIIHFFEIQPFIATLAGLFTARGLAQLISTKAIPITNDFWTTDATERIHFAGFRLSPSAVLALVIALIAGLALAYTRFGRNVYAIGGNRQSAALMGLPVARTRVLVYTLSGLCAALGGVLYSFETPTGNSLTGQGMELDAIAAVVIGGTLLTGGSGFLAGTVLGVLVLGLIQTMITFQGTLSSWWTRIFIAGLLFLFIVLQRVATRRER; encoded by the coding sequence ATGACCAGCGTGACGACTCCGCCGGCGGTCGAGCGGCCGCGCGTGGCCCGGGCCCGCCGCTACGGCGTCAGCTCCCGGTTCGTCCCGGTGCTGGCGACGCTCGTGCTGTTCTGCGTCATGTACGGGATCGGCATCGCGAACTACAACGGGTTCAGCGACACCCAGATCCTGCTCAACATCTTCATCGACAACGCGCACCTGCTGACCGTCGCGGTCGGGATGACGTTCGTGATCCTCTCCGGCGGGATCGACCTCTCGGTCGGTGCGGTGCTCGCGCTGGGCACGGTCCTGGCCGCCTCGCTGCTGCAGGCCGGCTGGCCGGCCGTCCCGGTGATCGTCGTCGTGCTGGCGTCCGGCGCGCTGATCGGTCTCGCGCAGGGCGCGATCATCCACTTCTTCGAGATCCAGCCGTTCATCGCGACGCTCGCCGGCCTGTTCACCGCCCGCGGGCTGGCCCAACTGATCAGCACGAAGGCGATCCCGATCACCAACGACTTCTGGACGACGGACGCCACCGAGCGGATCCACTTCGCGGGCTTCCGGCTCTCGCCGAGTGCGGTGCTGGCGCTGGTGATCGCGCTGATCGCCGGGCTGGCGCTGGCCTATACCCGGTTCGGGCGCAACGTCTACGCGATCGGCGGCAACCGGCAGTCGGCGGCGCTGATGGGCTTACCGGTGGCCCGCACCCGGGTGCTCGTCTACACGCTGTCCGGGCTGTGCGCCGCGCTGGGTGGCGTCCTCTACAGCTTCGAGACGCCGACCGGGAACAGCCTGACCGGTCAGGGCATGGAGCTGGACGCGATCGCCGCGGTCGTCATCGGCGGCACGCTGCTGACCGGCGGGTCGGGCTTCCTGGCCGGAACCGTGCTCGGCGTGCTGGTGCTGGGCCTGATCCAGACGATGATCACGTTCCAGGGCACGCTCAGCTCGTGGTGGACGCGGATCTTCATCGCCGGTCTGCTGTTCCTGTTCATCGTGCTCCAGCGAGTTGCCACGCGCCGCGAACGCTGA
- the araA gene encoding L-arabinose isomerase, whose product MGAPEIWFLTGSQGLYGPETLDQVADQSRRISDELGAAGLPASVVWKPVLTDAGAILRLCEEANANPDVIGLVAWMHTFSPAKMWIAGLDALRKPLLHLHTQANVALPWAEIDMDFMNLNQAAHGDREFGFIQARLGVARKTVAGHVSDPRVVGRVAAWARAARGYAEMRTLRLARFGDNMRDVAVTEGDKVEAQLKFGVSVNTYGVNDLVEVVDAAPDAEVDKLVGDYAELYRVAPELLDGGERHESLRYAARIEVGLRAFLDDGGFKAFTTNFEDLGGLRQLPGLAVQRLMADGYGFGGEGDWKTSVLLRTLKAMTPGGTSFMEDYTYDLTPGSERILGAHMLEVCPSIAVDTPSVEIHPLSIGGREDPVRLVFDAAPGPAVVIGMADLGERFRLVANEIEVVAPSEPLPKLPVARAVWKPAPDLATSAESWLTAGGPHHTVLSSAVGVEELTDLAEMVATELVVIDAGTTQRTLANELRWNQAYYRLARGF is encoded by the coding sequence ATGGGCGCCCCCGAGATTTGGTTCCTCACCGGTAGTCAGGGCCTCTACGGGCCGGAGACGCTGGACCAGGTCGCCGACCAGTCCCGCCGGATCTCCGACGAGCTCGGAGCGGCCGGCCTGCCCGCGAGCGTCGTGTGGAAGCCGGTGCTCACTGACGCGGGCGCGATCCTCCGGCTCTGCGAGGAGGCCAACGCGAACCCGGACGTGATCGGGCTGGTCGCCTGGATGCACACGTTCTCCCCGGCCAAGATGTGGATCGCCGGCCTCGACGCGCTGCGCAAGCCGCTGCTGCACCTGCACACGCAGGCCAACGTCGCGCTGCCCTGGGCCGAGATCGACATGGACTTCATGAACCTCAACCAGGCCGCGCACGGCGACCGCGAGTTCGGGTTCATCCAGGCCCGGCTCGGCGTCGCCCGCAAGACCGTGGCCGGCCACGTGTCCGACCCGCGGGTCGTCGGCCGCGTGGCCGCCTGGGCCCGCGCCGCCCGCGGCTACGCCGAGATGCGGACGCTGCGCCTGGCCCGCTTCGGCGACAACATGCGTGACGTCGCAGTGACCGAGGGCGACAAGGTCGAGGCCCAGCTCAAGTTCGGGGTCTCGGTGAACACCTACGGCGTGAACGACCTGGTCGAGGTCGTCGACGCGGCTCCCGACGCCGAGGTCGACAAGCTGGTCGGCGACTACGCCGAGCTCTACCGGGTGGCGCCCGAGCTGCTGGACGGCGGCGAGCGGCACGAGTCGCTGCGCTACGCGGCCCGGATCGAGGTCGGCCTGCGCGCGTTCCTCGACGACGGCGGCTTCAAGGCGTTCACCACGAACTTCGAGGACCTCGGCGGCCTGCGCCAGCTGCCCGGCCTGGCCGTCCAGCGGCTGATGGCCGACGGCTACGGCTTCGGCGGCGAGGGCGACTGGAAGACGTCGGTACTGCTGCGCACGCTCAAGGCGATGACGCCCGGCGGCACCTCGTTCATGGAGGACTACACCTACGACCTGACGCCCGGCTCGGAGCGGATCCTCGGCGCCCACATGCTCGAGGTGTGCCCGAGCATCGCCGTCGACACCCCCAGCGTCGAGATCCACCCGCTGAGCATCGGCGGGCGCGAGGACCCGGTCCGACTGGTGTTCGACGCGGCGCCCGGCCCGGCCGTCGTAATCGGCATGGCCGACCTGGGGGAGCGGTTCCGGCTGGTCGCGAACGAGATCGAGGTCGTGGCGCCGAGCGAGCCGCTGCCCAAGCTGCCGGTCGCCCGCGCGGTCTGGAAGCCGGCGCCCGACCTGGCCACGTCGGCCGAGTCGTGGCTCACCGCGGGCGGGCCGCACCACACGGTCCTGTCGTCCGCCGTCGGGGTCGAGGAGCTCACCGATCTGGCCGAGATGGTGGCCACCGAGCTGGTCGTGATCGACGCCGGGACCACCCAGCGGACGCTGGCCAACGAGCTCCGCTGGAACCAGGCGTACTACCGCCTGGCCAGGGGTTTCTAA